In a single window of the Saccharothrix australiensis genome:
- a CDS encoding FAD-binding and (Fe-S)-binding domain-containing protein: protein MGRVTGFVDQLRAAVDGDVLADPASRALYSADASNYRHVPLVVVRPRSTDAVVSAVQVAAAFDVPVTSRGAGTSVAGNAAGPGLVIDYARYLDRVISIDPVERIAVVQPGVVLDRLNDAARPHGLLFGPDPSTHSRCTVGGMVGNDACGAHSVAWGKTSDNVAALDVLLPDGRRFDTRTPPPLPLPDVDPAWFPALDRRVSGYRLDALPDLTRALVGTEGTCVAVLGAALRLVAAPERRVLAVLGFPGRYDAADHAAALRELDVLAVEGVDAALADTAGARHLLPPGLSWLFVETAEESVARAAASVAPRSVVVTDPARQRALWRVREDGAGLATRMADGGEAWSGWEDAAVPPERLGAYLREFDALLAGHGRRGVTYGHFGEGCLHVRIDFDLRSGYREFLQDAADLVVAHGGSLSGEHGDGQARSELLPRMYPPAALAAFRRFKAAFDPGNRMNPGRIVDPLPLDADLRVVVAPPVIPTRAALALRADGGDLAAATRRCVGVGKCLNTSGGVMCPSYRVTREEQHSTRGRARLLFEMLNGQVVRGGWRSTEVRDALDLCLACKGCKRDCPVDVDMAAYKAEFLHHHYRRRLRPPAHYSMGWLPLWLRLRLVNRVTARFARFAGVAAERPLPTPAPRTFQRVFAGGGEGDRVLLFPDTFTNHFEPGVGEDAAAVLAATGHRVEVPGDAVCCGLTWFSTGQLGVARRVVRRTARRLRPWTSAGVPVVGLEPSCAAFLRSDALEVAGDDPDVARLAGSVRTFAEQVAPRLPQLPPGGSAVVQPHCHQYAEGGTDADRALLERAGVTASVLAGCCGLAGNFGFEKGHHAVSMAVAEQSLLPAVRGAAPGTAVVADGFSCRTQVRHGSSAAPVHTATLVARALGLGSGAAGGDRRTGTAGRGDPGRTHADPPER from the coding sequence ATGGGCCGGGTGACCGGATTCGTCGATCAGCTGCGCGCCGCCGTGGACGGCGACGTGCTCGCCGACCCCGCGAGCCGCGCCCTGTACTCCGCGGACGCCTCGAACTACCGGCACGTGCCGCTGGTCGTCGTGCGGCCCCGGTCGACGGACGCGGTGGTGTCGGCCGTGCAGGTGGCGGCGGCGTTCGACGTGCCGGTGACGAGCCGGGGCGCGGGCACGAGCGTGGCGGGCAACGCGGCGGGGCCGGGTCTCGTGATCGACTACGCCCGGTACCTCGACCGGGTGATCTCGATCGACCCGGTCGAGCGGATCGCGGTCGTGCAGCCCGGCGTGGTGCTGGACCGGCTCAACGACGCCGCCCGCCCGCACGGCCTGCTGTTCGGGCCCGACCCGTCGACGCACTCGCGGTGCACGGTCGGCGGCATGGTCGGCAACGACGCGTGCGGCGCGCACTCCGTCGCGTGGGGCAAGACCAGCGACAACGTGGCGGCGCTCGACGTGCTGCTGCCGGACGGCAGGCGGTTCGACACGCGCACGCCGCCGCCGCTGCCGCTGCCCGACGTGGACCCGGCGTGGTTCCCGGCGCTGGACCGCCGGGTCTCGGGGTACCGGCTGGACGCGCTGCCGGACCTGACGCGGGCGCTGGTCGGCACCGAGGGCACGTGCGTGGCCGTGCTGGGCGCGGCGCTGCGGCTGGTGGCCGCGCCCGAGCGGCGCGTGCTGGCCGTGCTGGGCTTCCCCGGGCGGTACGACGCCGCCGACCACGCCGCGGCGCTGCGGGAGCTGGACGTGCTGGCGGTCGAGGGCGTCGACGCGGCGCTGGCCGACACCGCCGGCGCGCGGCACCTGCTGCCGCCCGGCCTGAGCTGGCTGTTCGTCGAGACCGCCGAGGAGTCGGTGGCGCGCGCGGCCGCGTCGGTCGCGCCGCGCTCGGTGGTGGTGACCGACCCGGCGCGGCAGCGGGCGCTGTGGCGGGTGCGGGAGGACGGCGCCGGGTTGGCGACGCGGATGGCCGACGGCGGCGAGGCGTGGTCGGGGTGGGAGGACGCGGCCGTGCCGCCGGAGCGGCTGGGCGCGTACCTGCGGGAGTTCGACGCGCTGCTGGCCGGGCACGGGCGGCGCGGGGTGACCTACGGGCACTTCGGCGAGGGCTGCCTGCACGTGCGGATCGACTTCGACCTGCGGTCCGGCTACCGGGAGTTCCTCCAGGACGCCGCGGACCTGGTGGTGGCGCACGGCGGTTCGCTGTCGGGCGAGCACGGCGACGGGCAGGCGCGGTCGGAGCTGCTGCCCCGGATGTACCCGCCGGCGGCGCTCGCCGCGTTCCGGCGGTTCAAGGCCGCGTTCGACCCCGGCAACCGGATGAACCCCGGCCGGATCGTGGACCCGCTGCCGCTGGACGCGGACCTGCGCGTCGTGGTCGCGCCGCCGGTGATCCCGACCAGGGCGGCGCTGGCGCTGCGCGCCGACGGCGGCGACCTGGCGGCGGCGACCCGGCGGTGCGTGGGCGTCGGGAAGTGCCTGAACACGTCCGGCGGCGTGATGTGCCCGAGCTACCGGGTGACGCGCGAGGAGCAGCACTCGACGCGGGGCCGGGCGCGGCTGCTGTTCGAGATGCTCAACGGGCAGGTGGTGCGCGGCGGGTGGCGGTCCACCGAGGTGCGCGACGCGCTGGACCTGTGCCTGGCGTGCAAGGGCTGCAAGCGGGACTGCCCGGTGGACGTCGACATGGCCGCCTACAAGGCGGAGTTCCTGCACCACCACTACCGGCGGCGGCTGCGCCCGCCCGCGCACTACTCGATGGGCTGGCTGCCGCTGTGGTTGCGGCTGCGGCTGGTGAACCGGGTGACGGCCCGGTTCGCGCGGTTCGCCGGGGTGGCGGCGGAACGGCCGCTGCCGACGCCCGCGCCGAGGACGTTCCAGCGGGTGTTCGCCGGCGGTGGCGAGGGCGATCGGGTGCTGCTGTTCCCCGACACCTTCACCAACCACTTCGAGCCGGGGGTCGGCGAGGACGCGGCGGCGGTGCTCGCCGCCACCGGGCACCGGGTCGAGGTGCCGGGCGACGCCGTCTGCTGCGGGCTGACGTGGTTCTCCACCGGGCAGCTCGGCGTGGCGCGGCGGGTGGTCCGGCGGACGGCGCGGCGGCTGCGGCCGTGGACGTCGGCCGGGGTGCCCGTGGTGGGGCTGGAGCCGAGCTGCGCGGCGTTCCTGCGTTCGGACGCGCTGGAGGTGGCGGGCGACGACCCGGACGTGGCGCGGCTCGCCGGGTCGGTGCGGACCTTCGCCGAGCAGGTGGCGCCGCGGCTGCCGCAACTGCCGCCCGGCGGTTCGGCGGTCGTGCAGCCGCACTGCCACCAGTACGCCGAGGGCGGCACGGACGCCGACCGCGCGCTGCTGGAGCGGGCCGGGGTGACGGCGTCGGTGCTGGCGGGCTGCTGCGGGCTGGCGGGGAACTTCGGGTTCGAGAAGGGCCACCACGCCGTGTCGATGGCGGTGGCGGAGCAGTCGCTGCTGCCCGCCGTGCGCGGCGCGGCGCCGGGCACGGCGGTGGTCGCGGACGGGTTCAGCTGCCGGACCCAGGTGCGGCACGGGTCGTCCGCCGCGCCCGTGCACACGGCGACGCTGGTCGCGCGTGCGCTCGGCCTGGGTTCGGGCGCGGCCGGGGGCGACCGGCGGACCGGCACGGCCGGACGCGGTGACCCGGGGCGGACGCACGCGGACCCGCCCGAACGGTGA
- the cutA gene encoding divalent-cation tolerance protein CutA has translation MSDNHVVVITTTDSEEAAGELARAVVEARLAACVQVGAPVRSVYRWDGEVRDDREWQLWIKTAYDRAAELTDFLTARHSYDTPEVLVLPVLGGNPDYLAWLTEETRPTPPHRTP, from the coding sequence GTGAGCGACAACCACGTCGTGGTGATCACGACCACCGACAGCGAGGAGGCGGCAGGCGAGCTGGCCCGCGCCGTCGTCGAGGCGCGCCTGGCGGCGTGCGTGCAGGTCGGGGCCCCGGTGCGGAGCGTCTACCGCTGGGACGGCGAGGTCCGGGACGACCGGGAGTGGCAGCTCTGGATCAAGACCGCCTACGACCGCGCGGCCGAGCTGACCGACTTCCTCACCGCCCGGCACTCCTACGACACGCCCGAGGTGCTGGTCCTGCCGGTGCTCGGCGGCAACCCGGACTACCTGGCGTGGCTCACGGAGGAGACCCGCCCGACCCCGCCGCACCGGACCCCGTAG
- a CDS encoding YchJ family protein — MTACPCGSGEPYETCCGVFHSGARVAPTAEAVMRSRYAAYALSDEAYLLTTWHPATRPRRVDFDPDHRWVRLEVLDRTGGGLLQTTGTVEFRAHYRWRGRRDVLHENSLFQREDGRWLYVEPVESVAPGRPPTRA, encoded by the coding sequence GTGACGGCCTGCCCCTGCGGCTCGGGCGAGCCGTACGAGACCTGCTGCGGCGTGTTCCACTCCGGGGCGCGCGTCGCGCCGACGGCGGAGGCGGTGATGCGGTCGCGGTACGCGGCGTACGCCCTGTCCGACGAGGCGTACCTGCTGACGACGTGGCACCCGGCGACCCGGCCCCGGCGCGTCGACTTCGACCCCGACCACCGGTGGGTGCGCCTGGAGGTGCTCGACCGCACCGGCGGCGGCCTGCTCCAGACCACGGGCACGGTCGAGTTCCGCGCGCACTACCGGTGGCGCGGCCGGCGTGACGTGCTGCACGAGAACAGCCTCTTCCAGCGCGAGGACGGCCGCTGGCTCTACGTCGAGCCGGTCGAGTCCGTCGCACCGGGCCGACCGCCCACGCGTGCCTGA
- a CDS encoding GAF and ANTAR domain-containing protein, which translates to MSIEDRVPASQLDEASEALEELAGVLADEQSLDEVLQQLAESASRVIPDAENVSVTVVGPDGASTAASTDRKVVSIDAEQYAAGQGPCLEASRTQRPVRVTVEGARAKWPEFTAAAQRAGVRAYLSAPLVVEGSVLGALNLYSGVESAFDPFDEALLRLFTTAASASITGFQRYERSRSLVAHLEAALGSRAEIDQAKGVLMAAHGISADEAFQRLVDESQTHNTKLRVVARNLLDSVRRP; encoded by the coding sequence GTGAGCATCGAAGACCGCGTGCCCGCCTCCCAACTGGACGAGGCCAGCGAGGCGCTGGAGGAACTGGCCGGCGTGCTGGCCGACGAGCAGTCGCTGGACGAGGTGCTGCAGCAACTCGCCGAGTCGGCCTCGCGGGTCATCCCGGACGCGGAGAACGTGTCGGTCACCGTCGTCGGCCCGGACGGCGCGTCGACCGCCGCGTCGACCGACCGGAAGGTGGTCTCGATCGACGCCGAGCAGTACGCCGCCGGCCAGGGGCCGTGCCTGGAGGCGTCGCGCACGCAGCGCCCGGTCCGGGTGACGGTCGAGGGCGCGCGGGCGAAGTGGCCGGAGTTCACGGCCGCGGCGCAGCGTGCGGGCGTGCGGGCGTACCTGTCCGCGCCGCTCGTGGTCGAGGGCTCGGTGCTGGGCGCGCTGAACCTCTACAGCGGCGTCGAGTCGGCGTTCGACCCGTTCGACGAGGCGCTGCTGCGGCTGTTCACCACGGCCGCGTCCGCCTCGATCACCGGGTTCCAGCGCTACGAGCGGTCCCGGTCGCTGGTCGCGCACCTGGAGGCGGCGCTGGGGTCGCGGGCGGAGATCGACCAGGCGAAGGGCGTGCTCATGGCGGCCCACGGGATCAGCGCCGACGAGGCGTTCCAGCGGCTGGTGGACGAGTCGCAGACGCACAACACCAAGCTGCGGGTGGTCGCGCGCAACCTGCTCGACTCGGTGCGCAGACCCTAG
- a CDS encoding response regulator transcription factor, with protein sequence MRVLLVEDDDGVADALVEALGANGHRPHRVARGADALRQHRDYDLLLLDLKLPDAHGLEVLRKIRRVARTPVLVLTASGDERSLVRGLRLGADDYLVKPVRLAELLARMDAVARRATRVDRADRTVRVRDVVVDLEGRRVTAGGVEVPLTTTEFDVLAALASRPGTAVSRQQLMDEVWGDAYLAVSRALDVHLAGLRAKLARPGLVTTIRGFGYRLDTGDETGA encoded by the coding sequence GTGCGCGTGCTGCTGGTCGAGGACGACGACGGTGTCGCCGATGCCCTGGTGGAGGCGCTCGGCGCCAACGGCCACCGCCCACACCGGGTCGCGCGCGGCGCGGACGCCCTGCGCCAACACCGGGACTACGACCTGCTGTTATTGGACTTGAAGCTGCCCGACGCGCACGGGCTGGAGGTGCTGCGCAAGATCCGCCGGGTGGCGCGGACCCCGGTGCTGGTGCTGACCGCGAGCGGCGACGAGCGCTCCCTCGTCCGCGGGCTGCGGCTGGGCGCGGACGACTACCTGGTCAAGCCGGTGCGGCTGGCCGAGCTGCTGGCCCGGATGGACGCGGTCGCCCGGCGCGCCACGCGGGTCGACCGCGCCGACCGCACCGTCCGGGTCCGCGACGTGGTGGTCGACCTGGAGGGGCGGCGGGTGACCGCCGGCGGCGTCGAGGTGCCGCTGACCACCACGGAGTTCGACGTGCTCGCGGCGCTGGCGAGCCGGCCGGGCACCGCGGTCAGCCGCCAGCAGCTGATGGACGAGGTGTGGGGCGACGCCTACCTGGCGGTGTCGCGGGCGCTGGACGTGCACCTGGCGGGGCTGCGGGCCAAGCTCGCCCGGCCGGGCCTGGTGACCACCATCCGCGGGTTCGGCTACCGGCTGGACACCGGCGACGAGACCGGGGCGTGA
- a CDS encoding sensor histidine kinase gives MRRRLLLVLLLFSAAAVAAFAVPLLSATAAERTQRFALGRTGDLDRFAALAQQAASTGDDTALVTEVAAYAELYGEAVVVVDARRRAVARAGLAADDPALAGVLDAALRDQPAPPVPTVTPWSSGTVVFARPVGTGTRVAGAVVLRASVDRAAADVALRWLWVLGGALAAGLGSVLLVLAVARWLLRPLAELAAGVRAVAAGERRAHVPERSGPPEVRELSEQFNRMSDAVTEAADQQRRLVADASHQLRNPMAALRLRLDTLGGHVAPGGARSYAAAVAEVERLESLLDGLLALASAESTATEVAAGGREPGLADAGAVAVDRADFWQVPSPVVPALPVLVRCPESELSQVLDVVLDNAVKYGGGRVEVSVGADRAAGVGWVRVADDGPGLTDAELALATDRFWRGRSDRPGTGLGLAIADRLVRAHGGALELSSTGGLVARVVLPLEPAL, from the coding sequence ATGCGTCGCCGCCTGCTGCTGGTGCTGCTGCTGTTCTCCGCCGCCGCGGTGGCGGCGTTCGCCGTGCCGCTGCTGTCGGCCACCGCCGCCGAGCGCACCCAGCGGTTCGCGCTCGGCCGCACCGGTGACCTGGACCGGTTCGCGGCGCTCGCGCAGCAGGCGGCGAGCACGGGCGACGACACCGCGCTGGTGACGGAGGTGGCGGCCTACGCCGAGCTGTACGGCGAGGCGGTCGTCGTGGTGGACGCGCGGCGGCGGGCGGTGGCGCGGGCCGGGCTGGCCGCCGACGACCCGGCGCTGGCCGGCGTGCTGGACGCGGCGCTGCGCGACCAGCCCGCGCCGCCCGTGCCGACGGTCACGCCGTGGTCGTCGGGGACGGTGGTGTTCGCCCGGCCGGTCGGCACCGGCACGCGGGTGGCGGGCGCGGTGGTGCTGCGGGCGTCGGTGGACCGGGCGGCGGCGGACGTGGCGCTGCGGTGGCTGTGGGTGCTCGGCGGCGCGCTGGCGGCCGGGCTCGGCTCGGTGCTGCTGGTGCTGGCCGTCGCGCGGTGGCTGCTCAGGCCGCTGGCGGAGCTCGCGGCGGGCGTGCGGGCGGTGGCGGCGGGCGAGCGGCGGGCGCACGTGCCCGAGCGCAGCGGCCCGCCCGAGGTGCGCGAGCTGTCGGAGCAGTTCAACCGGATGTCCGACGCGGTGACCGAGGCCGCCGACCAGCAGCGGCGGCTGGTCGCGGACGCGTCGCACCAGCTGCGCAACCCGATGGCGGCGCTGCGGCTGCGCCTGGACACCCTGGGCGGCCACGTGGCGCCCGGTGGCGCGCGGTCCTACGCCGCGGCGGTGGCGGAGGTCGAGCGGCTGGAGTCGCTGCTGGACGGGCTGTTGGCGCTCGCGTCGGCGGAGAGCACGGCGACGGAGGTCGCGGCGGGCGGCCGGGAGCCCGGCCTGGCCGACGCGGGCGCGGTGGCGGTGGACCGGGCCGACTTCTGGCAGGTGCCGTCACCGGTCGTGCCCGCGCTGCCGGTGCTGGTGCGGTGCCCGGAGTCGGAGCTGTCGCAGGTGCTGGACGTGGTGCTGGACAACGCCGTCAAGTACGGCGGCGGGCGCGTGGAGGTGTCCGTGGGCGCGGACCGGGCGGCGGGCGTGGGCTGGGTGCGGGTGGCCGACGACGGCCCCGGCCTGACCGACGCCGAGCTGGCCCTGGCCACCGACCGGTTCTGGCGGGGCCGGTCCGACCGGCCGGGCACCGGGCTCGGGCTGGCCATCGCGGACCGGCTCGTCCGGGCGCACGGCGGCGCGCTGGAGCTGTCCTCGACGGGCGGGCTGGTGGCGCGGGTCGTGCTGCCGCTGGAGCCGGCGCTGTGA
- a CDS encoding TAXI family TRAP transporter solute-binding subunit, with the protein MNRRVFLLGLLAAGCTSGGPSDELLIASGERGGMYYDFAALLAAQLEPGLRGRAVETQGSLENLERLRSGSVRVALSLADAAHVADPALELRALGRVYENYLQLVVRADDPARRVADLAGRVVSLGAAGSGASLSGERMLAAAGLGGSVRVTHLRLAEAARALADRRVDALLWSGGVPTPVLEGLPGIRLLPLADLLAGLRVAHGSVYEQVSVPVGVYGSTREVATIGVANLLVCRAELPDEPAASIARTLVSRAAALVPDQALGTQFLDVRSLIGTARLPLHPGAAAVYRDLHG; encoded by the coding sequence GTGAACCGCCGGGTGTTCCTGCTGGGGCTGCTGGCCGCCGGGTGCACGTCCGGCGGGCCGTCCGACGAGCTGCTCATCGCCTCGGGCGAGCGTGGCGGCATGTACTACGACTTCGCCGCCCTGCTCGCGGCGCAGCTCGAACCCGGCCTGCGCGGCCGGGCCGTCGAGACGCAGGGCAGCCTGGAGAACCTGGAGCGGCTGCGGTCCGGGTCGGTGCGGGTGGCGCTGAGCCTCGCCGACGCGGCCCACGTCGCCGATCCCGCGCTGGAGCTGCGCGCCCTGGGTCGGGTGTACGAGAACTACCTGCAACTCGTCGTGCGCGCCGACGACCCGGCGCGGCGCGTCGCGGACCTGGCCGGCCGGGTGGTCTCGCTGGGCGCGGCGGGTTCGGGCGCGTCGCTGTCGGGCGAGCGGATGCTGGCGGCGGCCGGGCTGGGCGGCTCGGTGCGGGTGACGCACCTGCGGCTGGCGGAGGCCGCGCGGGCGTTGGCGGACCGCCGGGTCGACGCGCTGCTGTGGTCGGGCGGGGTGCCGACGCCGGTGCTGGAGGGGCTGCCCGGTATCCGGCTGCTGCCGCTGGCGGACCTGCTCGCCGGGCTGCGGGTGGCGCACGGCTCGGTGTACGAGCAGGTCTCGGTGCCCGTCGGGGTGTACGGGTCGACGCGCGAGGTCGCCACCATCGGCGTGGCGAACCTGCTGGTGTGCCGGGCGGAGCTGCCGGACGAGCCGGCCGCGTCGATCGCCCGGACGCTGGTGTCGAGGGCGGCGGCGCTCGTGCCCGACCAGGCGCTGGGCACCCAGTTCCTGGACGTCCGCAGCCTCATCGGCACCGCGCGGCTGCCGCTGCACCCCGGTGCCGCGGCGGTCTACCGCGACCTGCACGGCTAG
- a CDS encoding DUF5655 domain-containing protein yields the protein MPPAEHWREMVDWSACLLRRTTGEGVPEWNRRVLASGIDGERELRAWLDERAVTGYPQLLLLMERFGYPDFVWAGPDDPLAGAGDLVDRQYADRAELRPILDRVLAEAALLGPMRVRARKTHVALVSPRRTFAVVKAGTRTRVDLGLRLAGRAPGGRLEAAPSLGNGAITVRIALTSADAIDGETLSWLRDAYTGNR from the coding sequence ATGCCCCCGGCGGAGCACTGGCGCGAGATGGTCGACTGGTCGGCGTGCCTGCTCCGGCGCACCACCGGGGAGGGCGTGCCGGAGTGGAACCGGCGGGTGCTGGCGTCCGGCATCGACGGCGAGCGCGAGCTGCGCGCGTGGCTCGACGAGCGCGCGGTCACCGGGTACCCGCAGCTGCTGCTGCTGATGGAGCGGTTCGGCTACCCCGACTTCGTGTGGGCCGGTCCCGACGACCCCCTGGCCGGTGCCGGCGACCTCGTGGACCGGCAGTACGCCGACCGGGCCGAGCTGCGGCCCATCCTCGACCGCGTCCTCGCCGAAGCCGCGCTGCTGGGCCCGATGCGCGTGCGGGCCCGCAAGACCCACGTGGCCCTGGTGTCGCCGCGCCGCACCTTCGCCGTCGTCAAGGCGGGCACCCGCACGCGCGTCGACCTCGGCCTGCGCCTGGCGGGACGCGCGCCGGGCGGGCGGCTGGAGGCCGCGCCGTCCCTCGGGAACGGCGCGATCACCGTCCGGATCGCCCTCACCAGCGCCGACGCCATCGACGGCGAGACGCTGTCCTGGCTGCGGGACGCCTACACCGGCAACCGCTAG
- a CDS encoding molybdopterin oxidoreductase family protein, whose translation MADRIADIWGTRTPHAKDAPWPVRVDLHLAAGVAESDVDRWVPSACVLCSNGCGCDIAVKDGRMVGVRGRAGDVVNHGRLGPKGLYGSWQWNGRDRLTRPLVRRGGVLVESDWDTAMGLVVRRSKELLAEVGPLSHGFYTSGQLFLEEYYTLGVIGKAGVGTPHMDGNTRLCTATAAAAMKESFGSDGQPGSYTDIDSCDALFLFGHNMAETQTVLWARVLDRLHGPDRPVVVAVDPRRTKVAEAAVGSGGVHLAPLPGTNQALMNGLVRELITNDRVDHDWVAAHTLGYDDLAATVEPYTPEHVAGICRIDPDDLRRAARIFGTAERVLSTVLQGFYQSHQATAASCQVNNLHLLRGLIGRPGCGILQMNGQPTAQNTRETGADGDLPGFRNWDNPRHVEQLAELWNVDPLTIPHWAPPTHAMQIWRYAEQGSIRFLWISATNPAVSLPELRRVRDVLAKDDLFVVVQDGFRTETAEYADVVLPAALWGEKQGTFTNANRTVHLSDRAVEPPGEARSDLDVFLDYARRMDFRDRDGAPLVKWSDPEGAFRAWQECSRGRLCDYTGLSYDRLRGGSGIPWPCTDEHPDGCDRLYADGVFPTHPDVCEDYGHDLLTGGTTSPEQYRAQRPDGRAFLKAAEYSPPPEQPSEDHPFVVTTGRTAYHFHTRTKTGRSRQLRRAAPEPWVELSARDAAALGVSEGDLVRVESPRGRVEARARIGRGRDGVVFVPFHYGYWDTEDDRHVRAANELTPTEWDPVSKQPLFKIGTARVGKQAEADGPAPAPTTAASAPHDPAGVPATEGEDDVHEDVATTDPPPPPPTPDRTPNVRPHTPPKG comes from the coding sequence ATGGCGGACCGGATCGCGGACATCTGGGGCACGCGGACGCCGCACGCGAAAGACGCGCCGTGGCCGGTGCGGGTGGACCTGCACCTGGCGGCGGGCGTGGCGGAGTCGGACGTGGACCGGTGGGTGCCGTCGGCGTGCGTGCTGTGCAGCAACGGCTGCGGCTGCGACATCGCGGTCAAGGACGGCCGGATGGTCGGCGTCCGGGGCCGGGCCGGCGACGTGGTCAACCACGGGCGGTTGGGGCCGAAGGGCCTGTACGGCTCGTGGCAGTGGAACGGCCGCGACCGGCTGACCCGTCCACTGGTGCGGCGCGGCGGCGTGCTGGTGGAGTCCGACTGGGACACCGCGATGGGCCTGGTCGTGCGGCGGTCGAAGGAGCTGCTGGCGGAGGTGGGGCCGCTGTCGCACGGCTTCTACACCAGCGGGCAGCTGTTCCTGGAGGAGTACTACACGCTCGGCGTGATCGGCAAGGCCGGTGTGGGCACGCCGCACATGGACGGCAACACCCGGCTGTGCACGGCGACGGCGGCGGCCGCGATGAAGGAGAGCTTCGGCTCCGACGGCCAGCCCGGCAGCTACACCGACATCGACTCCTGCGACGCGCTGTTCCTGTTCGGCCACAACATGGCCGAGACGCAGACCGTGCTGTGGGCGCGGGTGCTGGACCGGCTGCACGGCCCCGACCGGCCCGTGGTGGTCGCGGTGGACCCGCGGCGCACGAAGGTGGCCGAGGCTGCGGTGGGGTCCGGGGGAGTGCACCTGGCCCCGCTGCCCGGCACCAACCAGGCGCTGATGAACGGCCTGGTCCGCGAGCTGATCACCAACGACCGGGTGGACCACGACTGGGTCGCCGCGCACACCCTCGGCTACGACGACCTCGCGGCCACGGTGGAGCCGTACACGCCCGAGCACGTCGCGGGCATCTGCCGGATCGATCCGGACGACCTGCGCCGGGCCGCCCGGATCTTCGGCACCGCCGAGCGGGTGCTGTCCACGGTGTTGCAGGGCTTCTACCAGTCCCACCAGGCCACGGCGGCCTCCTGCCAGGTCAACAACCTGCACCTGCTGCGCGGCCTGATCGGCAGGCCGGGCTGCGGCATCCTCCAGATGAACGGTCAGCCCACCGCGCAGAACACCCGCGAGACCGGCGCGGACGGCGACCTGCCGGGCTTCCGCAACTGGGACAACCCCCGGCACGTCGAGCAGTTGGCGGAGCTGTGGAACGTCGACCCGCTGACCATCCCGCACTGGGCGCCGCCCACGCACGCCATGCAGATCTGGCGCTACGCCGAGCAGGGCTCGATCCGGTTCCTGTGGATCTCGGCGACGAACCCCGCCGTGTCGCTGCCCGAGCTGCGGCGCGTCCGGGACGTCCTCGCCAAGGACGACCTGTTCGTGGTGGTGCAGGACGGGTTCCGCACCGAGACCGCCGAGTACGCCGACGTGGTGCTCCCGGCGGCGTTGTGGGGCGAGAAGCAGGGCACGTTCACCAACGCCAACCGCACCGTGCACCTGTCGGACCGGGCGGTCGAGCCGCCCGGCGAGGCGCGCTCGGACCTGGACGTCTTCCTCGACTACGCCCGCCGCATGGACTTCCGCGACCGCGACGGCGCGCCCCTGGTCAAGTGGTCCGACCCGGAGGGCGCGTTCCGCGCGTGGCAGGAGTGCAGCCGGGGCCGGCTGTGCGACTACACCGGCCTGTCCTACGACCGGCTGCGCGGCGGCAGCGGCATCCCCTGGCCGTGCACCGACGAGCACCCCGACGGCTGCGACCGGCTCTACGCCGACGGTGTGTTCCCGACTCACCCGGACGTGTGCGAGGACTACGGACACGACCTGCTCACCGGCGGCACCACCTCGCCCGAGCAGTACCGGGCACAACGCCCGGACGGCCGCGCGTTCCTCAAGGCCGCCGAGTACTCGCCGCCGCCGGAGCAACCGAGCGAGGACCACCCGTTCGTGGTGACGACCGGCCGCACCGCCTACCACTTCCACACCCGCACCAAGACCGGCCGCTCCCGGCAGCTCCGCCGCGCCGCCCCCGAGCCGTGGGTGGAGCTGTCTGCCCGTGACGCCGCCGCGCTGGGCGTGTCCGAGGGGGACCTGGTCCGGGTGGAGTCGCCGCGCGGCCGGGTCGAGGCGCGGGCCAGGATCGGCCGGGGCCGCGACGGCGTGGTGTTCGTGCCCTTCCACTACGGCTACTGGGACACCGAGGACGACCGGCACGTGCGGGCGGCCAACGAGCTGACCCCCACCGAGTGGGACCCGGTGTCCAAGCAGCCGCTGTTCAAGATCGGCACCGCGCGGGTGGGCAAGCAGGCCGAGGCCGACGGCCCGGCACCCGCGCCCACCACCGCGGCGTCCGCGCCGCACGACCCGGCGGGCGTCCCGGCGACGGAGGGCGAGGACGACGTGCACGAGGACGTGGCGACCACCGACCCGCCCCCGCCGCCCCCGACCCCCGACCGCACGCCGAACGTCCGCCCGCACACCCCGCCGAAGGGCTGA